In Nerophis lumbriciformis linkage group LG01, RoL_Nlum_v2.1, whole genome shotgun sequence, the genomic stretch AATGTAGGggataaaaagaagaaaaaagaagacataAGGAGGAATTGTGGGGATAAGACAGAGCGAGAcaacaagtaaaacaacaacaacagaacaacatgagcagataaaatatatacaaataagtcAAATATGATGCCAGTATTCATTCACAAAAAATAGTAATTTGAGAAGTAAACAGTAATAGTGACATTGATCATTAATACACTATAAttaaagcaataataataatgtataatattagtaataataataataataataataataataatacagatcaATATGTTCCTCTATCATCACCATCACTATCATTTCAAATGTAACAATACATAAATTAGATAAGTATGTAGATTGTAAGAGAAAGGAGGGAAAGGAAAAACAAAAAAGGTAATATATTACCTTATACAGGGTTCTGGTAATGATAGGATGTTTCTTCTTCCTTAGAATTCATTCTAAGAATCTTGCAGGTTGTTTCATTGGTCAAACTTGAATCAAATGTAACTTTATAGTTTACAGTAGTGAATGTGATTGCAAGCTAGAGACAAACGTAACATCAATTAAATATTCCTGACATGTTGGCAGGCATACACCCATGCCATGACAATACTGTACTATGTATCACACGTGTCCAAACcttttttcactgagggccacagactgaaaaatcaaaggatgTAAGGGCCGTTTTGATATGTTTCACTTTCCAAGACcgtacaatataaatatataatctttttttttttttttttttaaagaatatataaCAAGTTGTTACAGAATGTGTCAAAGTTTATGACAAAGTGTCTTACATATGCCACTATTATTACATAATGCATGGTTACAGACCCATTTGTGTTCCAATGCACAAAGTAAGATCCACAAGGCTTGGAAGAGTTTGGTGTGGATTAACTTTAGAACCCTGATCTCACCCCCGTCAAATGAAATAGAACAGAGATGGTGACCTACATACTGTCTTGCAGTGATTGTAGTTGTCGGCCCggtgtcccagtacttttgtccaTATAGTGGACATAACGCCTTTccacttttatttttgttttgagcTTGTTAGACTGTGCAATTTGTGTTtttcaagttaatattcattgtgaCAAAACTGTGTTTGTCCACAGTGGAAAGCTGAGATTTTGGACTTCTGCCCAAGCACACGCATTCTCCTCATTGGCTGCAAGATCGACCTGAGGACTGATGTCTGCACGCTGATGGAACTGTCCAATCAGAAGCAGACCCCCGCCACCTATGAGCAGGTGGGAGAGAATACAGTTCATACATTGATCTGCTAAAGCTTTGCGGGTATTaacacacgtgcaaacttgacagcTCATCTACGAAgcttgtgcgcagaggattgtTTCTTAAGTAAACAAAATAAGACCACAACCATGCATTTAGCATGTGTGTctccatgaatatgcagaatatttgGTTAATCACTGTTAATTGCTTTCGGACATGCCTGCGATAAATGAATACGGTATCTGCAAAATAGGAATCattaattattagggatgtccgataatgactttttgccgatatccgatagtgtccaaatctttaattatcgataccgatatcaaccgatactgatatatatagtcgtggaattaacacattattatgcctaatttggacaaccaggtatggtgaagataaggtcctttttaaaaatattaataaaacaaaataagataaataaattaaaaacattttcttgaataaaaaagaaagtaaaacaatataaaaacagttacatagaaactagtaattaatgaaaatgagtaaaattaactgttaaaggttagtactattagtggaccagcagcacgcacaatcatgtgtgtttacggactgtatcccttgcagactgtattgatatatattgatatataatgtaggaaccagaatattaatgacagaaaaaaacaacccttttgtgtgaatgagtgtagatgggggagggagtttttttgggggggtgcaattgtaagtgtatcttgtgttttttatgttgatttaataatgttttttattttattttatttatttttttattttttttattttgcggcctggtaccaatcgttCCACGCACCGgtacccggtggttggggaccactgacttagGTCAGTTTTTCAAAACTCTTCACACAGTGAGCACAACAGAAGTATAAATGGGCTAAACTGAGGATCAATTATCATTGCTTTGGCACAAAATGCATTCAATGACTACATCTTTCAAATTacattaattattttattcacTTCGACACAACAACCGCCAACACTCTGTGTACTTACAGGCCAATTTGCACATGCTTACATACTGTTTTCAGCAATTTgctacaattctacagtaatatttgaattaaatatttttttaaatcggaaAATTAGATGCTATAAAAACAATTGGACAATTGCACCAAGCACAGCTGATTCtcattgtagatcaggggtgtcaaactcaaatacagagtgggccaaaatttaaaactgaacaaagccgcgggccaaggttgaacaaattaaccttttaatagggacccaaacaagttttgcattaaatattgaacaagcaaggcttatataactttatagtgacatgcaaaatcgagtttcaaataataataataataattaaaaaatatcaatggcatatcaaatacaatttaaataaaaattgaatgcctcttttctatttgcagccttcagaggtaaatatcaacattaactttttccacaggctaataaatttgaaaataaaataatgaataaaccaaccattcaggacattaaacggctcagtttgcaacacactgatctaatctgatgtgcccaagccagatacttgccatcttttcttggatgctagttcattaatgttggggctcaggctttgagctgaggcaaccttcattatcgaacaaaggtgttcatcaatcattatttctcgtattccacagtcttggggcgtGCCTTATAGGCActtcttttaacgtcctctacgagctgacgtcacgtccgcttttcatcccttctaacaacgtgcccacccagtcacaagatatgagcggctcctgtaagcacacacacatgtaaatgcaaagcatacttcatcaacagcgatacagtttacactgagagtagccgtataagcaactttaacatagttagaaatatacgccacactgtgaatccacaccaaacaagaatgacaaacacattttgggagaacatccgcacagtaacacaacataaacacaacagaacaaatacccagaaccctttgcagcactaactcttccgggacgctacaatatacacccacgctacctccaaacccccctcacacacacacacacacatacacacaccttctagcgtcccggaatagttattgctgcaaagggttctgggtatttgttctgttgtgtttatgttgtgttactgtgcggatgttctcccaaaatgtgtttgtcattcttgtttggtgtggattcacagtgtggcgtatatttctaacaatgttaaagttgcttatacggccactctcagtgtaaactgtatcgctgaagatcaagtatgcgtgccaaagccgcacatattatgtaactgagccagctcTCGTTGGACCTGGACGAAAAGgagacgttacaattctcgggaggggcactgaaatttgggagtctcccgggaggtttggcaagtatgtgaattagcggtgtaccgcggtaCCGCCGCTGTAAATaaacggcgggccagctctagtgttaatttgatatcacctcaggggccaagtgaaattacacggcgggccaaatttggcccgtgggccagagtttgacacctatgttGTAGATGAACATCTACACAGGTGTTACGCTTTCAATTTCATGACAAAACGAGACGACTGCTGAGTAGTGGAAGGTGTGTATACAAATTCttgtattttgaaaaaataaaataaaatacataaaatatattgtCGCATTCTGCATCATGTCTGATTCATTCCAGTAACATGTATTTTGCTGTGAATTATAAACACAGATGTCCTTGTTTTACACAAGAAAACATTGTCAAATGTTACCTGTTGTTAGTGTTTTTTAGCTCATTGTTTTGTGGGTGAAAAAGTGTgtttgttgtctgtcaacctTTGTTAGTCTTCTGGAAAAATGAGTATGAAGTGATTTGGTAGTTTTAGTGCATTTTGAAAGTGAAATGAACTGATGTGACCAGCTGAAAGTTGGTTTGGAGAACTGTGTGAAGAGTTTTGAAAAAGTGACCTAAATATTAAGAAATGTGTCCTAGcgactgtaagaaaaaaaaaaatgtaataacccAGCACTTGTGTTCCAGGGTTCTGCTTTGGCCAAGCAGCTGGGTGCGGAGGCCTACCTGGAGTGCTCGGCTTTCACCTCGGAGAAGAGCATCCACAGCGTGTTCCGCACCGCCGCCATGGCGTGCATCAACAAGCTGCAGCCCCTCGCCAAGCCCAGCCCCTCCCGCCGCCTCTCCAAAAGACTCCTTCACCTGCCCAGCAGGTCGGATTTGCTCTCGTCTTCGTTCAAGAAGGAGAAGACCAAGAGCTGCTCGGTCATGTGAGTCGCAAAGAACTGGCTGGTAAAAGTCTTCACTCGAGCCCCCTGCCTCGTTGGTCTCGGGGAAGGGGGGTGGGCACGATGGTTTTATCAGGGCCGCCTGCTGATTCCTTCCCCCGCCCCCCTCAGAAGAGGTGGACCCACCCTCCCGAACCTTTTAGTACACACCTTTTCCCCCTTTAACAAAGAATAACACAGCGCTGTTACGTCTCTCTACTATCTTGACCGACAATGTTGTGCTGTAAACGCCGCTCTTGTGGATCATTtcaaagtacaaaaaacaaaactagcatGAAGCCTTCAGAGGCCATCTCTCATCTCACATCATAGTCAGGTGTGAAAGTTTTGCCGCCGGCCCAAAATTGGACGCGCGAAAGCAACGTTGTGGAGGAGGCACGCTTAGACGTTCGCGTCGGAGCCGTGAGAACGGGCCACTTGGCAGCAGGCCGTCTGGTCAAGCGGGCGTTAGGTTGCTGCACACGTGCGTGGGGGCTGGAGGCACCAGGTGTACTAAATAAAAGGTCAAAGGTCGCACCGGGGAGGAGGCAGATGCATTGTTATAATAAGCCTGGGACAGGAACACATGATGTTAGCTGGTCATTGAGGCCTGTTGTAGTGCTGGAAGGCATTTTGACTGTCTAAGCATAGAAGATCTGCTCAGAATTGTAGCATCGCATTACTGAACGCTTTTACGACACTTCTCAGAGGAGTTTAATAAAACGCCTCGCATACCACTTTCCTAAACAATTAGTTTGATTCAATGTAGCGCTACCAACCTCACTTCCAAGACGCTCCAATAATTCTAATGACCTCCTATAAACAGCTGCACACGTTCTTAAATCTCCAGCTTTATGGTTATGcttgcgtgtgtttgtgtttgtgtgtgtgtgtgtgtgtgtgtgtgtacgtgtgtgtgtgtgtgtgtgtgtgtgtgtgcagcattGACCATTAAGCAATAATGATTGAGCGCTTGAGAATAAAATGTAACCTGTGTGGCAATAACGTAGAACTTTGTGCTATTAAGGtttgaaaccttttttttctgctgaaaaaaaaagtgaaaaggcTCCCTCCTTCCTCCCCTCAATAATTAATCATCAGCATGTGTAGTAACACGATGATAATTCTGCGCTAATGATGTGAACAAGATGGCCGAAGATGCTAGACAATTTGACTTAATCTTAAATTTCTGAAATGCCATCGAAGGAGCTGACAGTATGACATTAAGAATTCATTTGCTGTTAAAATAGATAAGCATAGAATTGGACAAAtccattttgttaaccatttgtTTCTGCATTTTTTTTATAGAGTAAGAAGCCCAATTGAAATATAAGGCACTAGTAGTATGAATATAGTGAAATGATACCATAATAGTAATGAAGGTATTATATATtaatcttatttatttaaattattttgaaattgtattaatttatattatttcttatatatatatatatatatatatatatatatatatatatatatatatatatatatatatatatatatatatatatatatatatatatatatatatatatatacttatacacatatataaatatatatacatatatacaacatTGGAGAAAATTTACTAAGTCTCATAATTGTAATaagtgtataagtatatatatatatatatacatatatatatatatatatatatatatatatatatatacatatacatatacatatatatatttatatgtgtataaatatttatatatataaatatatatatagatatatatatatatatgtgtgtatatataagtatatatatatatatatatatatatatatatatatatatatatatatatatatatatatatatatatattacaacatTGGAGAAAATTTACTAAGTCTAACAATAGAATTTTCCGTAATTACACGTTTAtatacaagttgttgtttttttttcataaatccattaattaattattatgataaataAATGTGATAAAATAAATTACTATATATATTGGATACAATTTGGGACATTGGGGATTAGTAAAACTCATAATGTTCTGGGCTATAATTTAGATGTTAATAACTGATTCACCGTTTATCCATTTTAAAAGCATCTGTTTTTGCATGTGAATGCTTCAGATTAGTTCTGTTTTCAATATTAAAGGTAATGCGTGAGGAAAAAGAAGGCCTAAGAACAAAATATCCAAAAGTACAGGCTGGCCCTGTCTTAAGAGAGCTATTTTTCCATTATTCTCTAATATTGTTGCGCTTTACTTCTTctttggtgtgtgtttgtgtgtgtttaatagtttgtttacaaaaataattaatacCATCGTGTGAGTTTTGTAGATCTCTTCATTGACCGACGTTAAACAAGGCGATCCAAACAAAGGCCTCAAGGTCACGAAACAAAATTCATTCCTCAGCGTTACCTAGCAACCCTTCTGAGACTGactcctgtttgtttgtttgtttgcgtgGATAAAATGTCGTCATAGCCACACAAGTCATGGCCGTGATGTCGTGTGATCTAGCAAGCAGCCTTTGTGTAGGAGTCAGTGTGTGCTACGATGATGCAGTCTAACTTCCAAGCATGTTCTATTTACAATGTATGATTGTAAATACCTGTGTCTGTTGTTTTGTAATCATTGTACGCCATCCAGAGCAGCGGTTCTCCAACTTTTTTCaccgagtaccacctcagaaaacacttggttctccaagtaccaccatgatgaccaacattaaaatacagtagcgtagtaggcctaagtatttatttaaaaagtgtgttcaatatttttggccactgtaacattacacacagtttgaacagtaacactgtgtttgaatatttgatgttgggtttttttaagtgattttttggcgtaccactagaggtagcaccgtttgagaatcactgatctagaGGGATGTCTCTTGGAAATGTTGTTGTTGatgtaattattgttttttttccccccagttgACTGTACATTTGTTTAAAATCTATTTTGGgaatgtttttggttttttgcTGTATTAAATAAAGCTTGCCTTGTCCTGTACCTTTGAATtttattgtctttaaaaaaaatggagGACACCCCTCACATTCAACAACCTTTTTACGACAGTATATCTTCTCAAGTGAAACGTGGTTGTAATTTAGAGTAGTCAAAGTACTGCATGTATAGCAGCATAGATTAGTGTCCATAATATTACAGCtatctttctgtcttgcctctggtgaggggcggtcgcatttttttctcctcttgtCTTTTCCTGGCTTGCTCTATcttttttgtcttgtcttgtctaaaccttttttttttttggaagcctctttctttgcgctgtcctctggggagcctggctgccctgatggaaccattgctgcggtgtacgtgagagattcctgggacaaatggagaatcatgtgcctctcagtcctttccatcgaggacgtggaagacatctacctatttggaaccatgatcgtggggaacctgctgattgggctgggcattgctctggtgtatcgtaaaattcgtaagacgatggcagccactcaaggagcccaaaggctgttcgtcgcaatggacggattgggccgggctgtgggaacacagtctgtggcgatttctgaactgaatcgcaaaatggatcacatcatggaaaagcttgcTATAAAGGAAGGTTTGGATAggagagccagcatggacgaatagaacagacaagtcattgttaatGCCTgttcgagaaaaaacaaaaatctttatctacgatttgactcccccgaatggctttgagacaagaacaggctgttctgaaatcatcccctgaggaatttcaaagatggacgctttttgacctccctccctcctcccctcctcaacgacacctgggaatCGAACTTtacttgcattgcatgcagaacgactctgggcttatgaacatttacacttcacccaaagacaatgggcatatatacaaacacactccccatccccatccaacgcccctcaccaccactgcttaattcctcttcggggttatggacggctagtagcgctttatagcagcaggccggcctccatggCCCCAAATcctcccccctctgttgcgagttgttgtgattatatgtaacatgtttatgtgtgccatgctaaatgagttttttttcccttggactcagtctggaccccctcccgagggtccagccttagactgatatgttttactcttccccccctttcccattatcacctttttcccaccttttttaaagagcgccataagtggctgatccgttggcggtcccgtcttgtctccctgtaacgtatgtctgctcttagtgggactgtgccgaaaatgaaatttaaaGAATGgataataataaagcatcttgaatcttgaatctcgtaaatagctggcaacacaagaTTCTTGTGACTTGCCTACTGACAGGCATGATATGGGGTATTTGGCGCTGTAAGATCAGAAATGATCCCAAATTTTgggatttcccctttttttttccgTTCTATTTAGATTGACGATGGCGACGGAATCAAACGTCAAACACGACACACTCTTCTTCCCATTTCTTTAGTACGAGTTTTCACTTTTAGCCAAAAGAAATGCTTCCTGACGAACACAGTTTGGTGCTTCGCAGTCAAGCGACACACAGCAGCCGTATTGGTCACACACAGGTCAAGCAACACAGCATTGCACTTCGTGTTTCATGATGCATCGATGCATCAGTGTCGTTCGACTCAATACTACCAGCTCCTGACACCAACAGGCAGTTGGATAGAAGATATGGCCTCCAAGCAACAATACGAATCACAAAATAGAACACGGGGAGTCTTGTGCCCCACTCCAAAAACTAtgttgttgaaataaaacaaCCTAGCTGTCATTGCTGGGAGAATAAGAAAACACATCACACCATCTCTCCTGTCAATCCCTGATGCGCACTGGTTTATGTATTTCTCTTTTGTTTCAGAGGACGATGGTTCGGATCTCAGATAAGACACAGTGTTGACCTTGTTCGctattttcctgtgttttgtatcatttcctgtcctggtactcttattttggttctacttcctgttggattttttttatttttgatgtaCTTTCTACACTGTTTCCTGCCAGCACAcctcaccggattataaggcgcacggttgatgagcgggtctattcaggtctattttcatacaaaaggcacatcgGAATATAAGGCGCGTTAAAGGGGTCatcttatgattttttttttaacatttaaaacacttccttgtggtctacataacataatggtggttctttggtcaacaattTGCatcgattttgttttacagaccatcttcaagccgccttctgaccgtctcttcaggatgtgccgttcgGCGAGCAGTCTTatatacgtggctcaccttctacTGCGTCTTTTCCCCGTTAGCCATCTtgttagtttttagcgcttccatagcgagtctactgacacatataagttagaactatacactactttgcattagaaatggcaacagcgtaggatgaATGCCTCACAACaataggatagagaaaaagaaggagcttattgactacgactCGTACTACAATGGCGGGCGCACGCACATTTTTGGGATTTATgcggatctcaaatacacatcagcaggtacctgaaggtaagaaaagttggttttgcataatattgcgaaacaaagcgcCCAACAATATGTCTCCCTTCAGGTGCCATttgggggtccttatacacacaccataataataccagtacgttgaagcacagtacgtttgACTACTGTATCCCTAATGCTCCGTGTTCCATCAagtggtgcagcttcatagcttacattttgacagatttttgagcgccgtgtgtaatgttatatattctcaatgaaacatcaacattTTGGTGTCGCTTGCTTACCAGCACTTGCTAGCGTCGATTATTGAACAGGCATCAACTTGCAGTTCACACgtgtctctcatgtgtgactgccatctactggtcacacgtatcattacaccatgtaccaaataaaattggttCGAGGTTAgtgagcacaaccagaattaatacgtacattaggtgCTCCGGGTTATAATTTCGCActctcaatttttgagaaaatgaaaggattttaagtgtgccttttagtccgaaaaatgttATATCACCTGTTGCTCCTTGCCGGTGCTGGATCATTTTGCTTTGTACAGTGCCTTGACAAGTGTCTTCTTTGCCCTTCCACGCTAcaacggcgtggcgctgttgggagagtggctgtgccagcaaccttagggttcctggttcaatccccaccttctaccaaccttgtcacgtccgttatgtccttgagcaagacacttcacccttgctcctgatgggtcgtggttagggccttgcatggcagctcccgccatcagtgtgtgaatgtgtgtgtgaatgggtgaatgtggaaatagtgtcaaagcactttgagtaccttgaaggtagaaaagcactatacaagtataacccatttacactagatttttttttctgcaccacttccatccatccatccattttctaccgcttattcccttttggggtcgcggggggcgctggagcctatctcagctacaatcgggcggaaggcggggtacaccctggacaagtcgccacctcatcgcagggccaacacagatagacagacaacattcacactcacattcacacactagggccaatttagtgttgccaatcaacctatccccaggtgcatgtctttggaggtgggaggaagccggagtacccggagggaacccacgcagtcacggcacCACTTGTGTTTTCCAATTATATAGACTTCTGGCCTGTACTTTGCCTTCcttgctctgcatcctggggtccaaacCAACAACGCCAACATAAGAACGTAAAAGTTCAACTAAATCATAGTACTaacattaaataaacaaataaaatgttattttattct encodes the following:
- the rnd1b gene encoding rho family GTPase 1b — encoded protein: MKERRNTQPMVVRCKLVLVGDVQCGKTAMLQVLAKDCYPETYVPTVFENYTACLELEEQRVELSLWDTSGSPYYDNVRPLCYSDSDAVLLCFDISRPDTVDSSLKKWKAEILDFCPSTRILLIGCKIDLRTDVCTLMELSNQKQTPATYEQGSALAKQLGAEAYLECSAFTSEKSIHSVFRTAAMACINKLQPLAKPSPSRRLSKRLLHLPSRSDLLSSSFKKEKTKSCSVM